Within Microaerobacter geothermalis, the genomic segment AATTTAATCGCCCTATTATATGTTTCATTGATACCCCTGGAGCCTATCCGGGGATGGCGGCGGAAGAGCGAGGACAAAGTGAAGCGATTGCCCGTAATCTAAAGGAGATGTCTTCCTTCGGAGTACCCATTATATGCGTCGTTACCGGTGAAGGCGGTTCTGGGGGGGCTTTGGCTCTTGGGGTTGGAAATCATATCTATATGCTGGAAAATTCCATTTACTCTGTGATCTCCCCTGAAGGAGCTGCTGCTTTATTGTGGAAGGATGCCAGCCTTGCTCAAAGGGCGGCTGAAACGATGAAAATCACCGCCCAAGATCTGTATGAACTAAAAATTATTGATGGAATCATTCCCGAGCCAATGGGTGGGGCCCATAAAAATGTAAAAGAAACAGCCAGCCACATCCATGAATTTGTATCTAAGGCCCTTAAGGTATTGCGTCCCCTGTCACGAGAACAGCTGATTGAACAGAGATACGAAAAGTTTAAACAAATCGGTCAGTATATGACTCTGGAAGAAGTTTTTTCTTCTTGAAGGAGGCGCGGACGTGTAAATCTTTAGTTCCACTTCTATTGAGAAATGAGAGTCTATATAGACGGAACTAAACATCCATGACCTGTAGAGTCACAAATTGATATGAAAATGTATTTTCATATCAAAGAATTCACTAAGGATAGCCTTCGAGTTCGTACTTAAGCGAAGAGGCTAAAGAACGGGAATTAGCCCTCAAACTGTCTCCACCTTTGAAATACCCGGATGTTTTTGAGGGCTCCGTTCTTTAGACTTGAAGCGGACCTGAATCACTTCTATGCACGAACTCGACTAGCGACGTGGGAATCTTTAGTTCCACATCTATAGCATCGGATAAAAGAAATTTAAAAAACTCCCGATTTTCGGGAGTTTCTTGTTTCATGAACCAATATTAACCATCCAATCGCATTAAACCAGGAGAAATTGAAAATAGTCAACTGAACAAAAAAACATAAAAATTTATTTTGGTTCTTTAAAGGATTTAAGGTGAAATTCGTGAAATATTAAGGATGGAATGATACACAGAAGGAGGAAACTTTCATGATAAGAAAGACGAAAATCATATGTACGATTGGCCCTGCCAGTGAAGAGATAGAAACATTAAAGAGATTAATTGAATCAGGAATGAACGTGGCTCGCCTCAATTTTTCTCATGGGGATTATGAGGAACATGGAAGAAGGATTGAAAACATTAGAGAAGCAGCCAGACAATTAGGTGCCAATGTGGCCATACTATTAGATACAAAGGGTCCGGAAATACGCATCGGCAAACTGTTGGAAGAGCCAATTCAGTTACATGCTGGAGATCAAATCACATTAACCACCGAAGAATTGTTGGGAACTAAAGAAAAAATATCCATCACTTATTCTGGACTTCCCGGAGATGTACATAAAGATTCCACCATTTTATTGGATGATGGATTAATTGAGTTAAAAGTGATTTCAGTGACGAATAAGGAGATTTTGTGCCGTGTGGTAAACGGAGGTGAATTGAAAAGCAGAAAAGGGGTCAATGTCCCTGGAGCACAGATAAAACTACCAGGTATCACCAAAAAAGATGCCGATGATATTAAGTTTGGCATTTCCCGGGGAATTGATTTCATAGCAGCTTCTTTTGTCAGAAAAGCTTCAGATATACTGGAAATTAGGGAAATCCTTGAAAATGAACAAGCTGATTTCATTAAAATCATTGCTAAAATTGAAAATCGTGAAGGTGTAAATCATGTGGATGAAATATTAGAAGTAGCGGACGGAATTATGGTGGCCAGGGGAGATTTGGGTGTTGAAATTCCGGCAGAAGAAGTTCCCTTGGTACAAAAACAATTGATTAAAAAGTGTAACAATAAAGGAAAAGTAGTCATAACGGCTACCCAAATGTTAGATTCCATGCAGAGAAATCCGCGCCCAACAAGGGCTGAGGCCAGCGATGTAGCCAATGCGATTTTTGATGGCAGCGATGCCATTATGTTGTCCGGTGAAACGGCTGCCGGGAAATATCCCGTGGAAGCTGTCGACACCATGGTTAAAATTGCATTAAAAACAGAAGAGGCCCTTACGTACAGGGAGATCCTGACAAATCAGAGTCTGGCCCAGCAGAAAAATATAACTGATGCGATCAGCCAAGCTGTTGCCAATGCGGCATTGGATTTGGAGGCTTCAGCGATTATTACTTCAACTGAAAGCGGACATACGGCTCGAATGATATCCAAATATCGTCCAAAAGCCCCGATCATTGCGATTACACCTAATCCTAAAGTGATGCGCCATTTGGCATTGGTTTGGGGTGTGGTTCCTCTTCAGGGAATTCCGGCTGAAACAACAGATGAAATGTTGGATATTGCCATTAATACTTCGATTGATTCCGGCCTGATCAAGCGTGGAGATCTTGTCATCATCACGGCTGGCGTACCGGTGAGAGAGCCAGGTACAACCAATCTGATGAAAGTTCACATCGTCGGTGATATTGCAGCAAAGGGACAGGGGATTGGACACAAAGTCGTTACGGGCAAAGTTGTGGTTGGACTAAATTCAGAAGATATTCTCCAGAGATTTAAAAAAGGTGATATTCTTGTCACCTTGGGAACAGACAAGGATATGATGCCTGCCATTGAAAAAGCTTCCGCCATCATTACCGAAGAGGGAGGCTTAACATCCCATGCAGCCATTGTTGGCTTAAACATGGGTATTCCTGTGGTTGTCGGTGTGGAAGGAGCTACGAAAACTTTTCATGATGGGATGGAAGTAACCGTTGATTCCGAAAGGGGGCATATTTATCGTGGACATGCCAAGGTGCTGTAAACAAGCACCGACTTCTAACATCTGATAATCAACAAATATCGCAACATTGACTTTGTTCTGATAGGGAGTGAAAATATTGGGAAAAATATTTGAGACAAAATTGAGGGTTCGCTATCAGGAAACCGATAAAATGGGTGTTGTCTATCATTCCAATTATTTAATTTGGTTTGAAGTGGGAAGAACTGAATTAATTCGTTCTGTGGGTCTTCCCTATTCCCTTCTTGAAGAGAAAAATCTTCTTCTGCCAGCCATTGAGGCCAACTGCCGTTATCTGTCACCGGCACGTTATGACGATGAATTGCGAATTAAGACACAGATTGAAGAAATGACAGGTGTTCGTATCCAATTTAAATATGAAATATGGAGAATGATTGATCAAACTCTTCTGGTAGAGGGCTTCACCAAACATGCATGGGTAAATGAACGGATGAAACCCATCAGCCTGAAATCAAAGTTTCCCGAAATTTATCAATTAATTTTATCGGAGGCCTTATAATGTTGCGCATACTTTTGCTGGTGCTAATTGTTATTCCGATCATGGAAATTTGGGGATTGGTTACTGTGGGGGGATGGATTGGTCCCTTTTGGACCATTTTGCTGGTGATTCTTACGGGTGTATTGGGAGCATATCTGGCGAAGAAAGAAGGGACACAAGCACTGAAACGGGCAAAGGAGCAATTGGCCTATGGACTGCCCCCAGGTGAAGCGATATTGGATGGGATTTGCATTTTCGCTGGTGGACTTGTGTTGCTTACCCCGGGATTCTTTACGGATGCTATGGGGTTTCTGCTTCTTTGGCCTCGCACAAGGAAATATGCAAAAAATTGGATGAAAGAATGGATTAGGAAATGGCTGGATAAAGGAAGTTTTACCATCCATTATCGCCCATAGGTTCCATACTTGATATAGTGCCAAAGATCATGAAAGACATGTGCGCGGTGGAGTGCAGTGATGGTTACGACCAATGCAGGGCCAATGATCAGACCGATAAACCCAAACAGTTTCATTCCGGCAAATAGAGAAATTAACGTGATTAATGGATCAAGTCCAACGTTGGATGATAAAATTTTGGGTTCTATCATCTGTCTGATCATGACGATCACTCCGTATAAGGCGGATAAACCAATGACCAGAGCATAGTTCCCTGTGAAAAAGGAATAGGCAATCCAAGGGATAAAAATAGCGCCCGTTCCCAAATAGGGCAATAAGTCTACCAGACCAGTGAGCAATCCGATCGTGACGGCATACTTTACCCCTAGAATCAATAACCCAATCATCATGATCACGGCGGTAATAGAAATTAAAGTGAGCTGTGCTTTTAAAAAACCAAATAACGCATATTGAAGATCTTGGACGACGGCTCCAACACTCATTCTTGCTTTCATAGGAAGGAGCTTTTTCGTCCCCTTTTTTATTTTGGTCAAGTCTTTGCTGATAAAAAATGAAGCAAGGACGGAAATCACGATAAAGGTTGCTGCATTGGGAATTGCTGTTAATAATGATGCAATGGAGCCCAGTGCATGTTCTACTAAATTCCCTAAACCATTAACCAATTCGCTCATTCCGTCAGTCAGATATTTCTCAAAATTCCCTTGGAAGCCTGGATTTAACTGGTATATGATGGATTTCATTTGATAAGTTACATGCAACATAATATCTTCTGAAATAAGCTGTTGGGAAAATTCGGCTAGCTGAGAAAGGTATGAGGGAATAACCTTGGATAAATTTTTTATTTCTATCACAATTTTTGCAATGAGGATGGAAATTCCGGTAATCATAATACTAATAAAAAACATAAGGATAAAAAAAACAGAAAACCACCTTGGCATTTTTGTTTTTTGTTGAAAGAAATGGACAAAGGGGTCAATCAGGTATGCAATTATAAAGGCGATAAGAAAAGGGTAAAACAAAGGAAGAGTAAATTTTACTATAAGGATAAGCAGGATTAAGATAAAGGTGACGAAATAAAAACGTTCGATAGGCATCAAAGCTTCCCACTCCTCTAATAAATTCATATTGAACATGGGAGGAAATTGGATAATTCGTCATTGTTACAAATATATATTTTTATAATCCTGATCATAGGACAGGAATTTTGGAGAAACACTTTATTCACAAATGGACAAATTTAATTTATAATTGAAGAGAATTGAATACTTTTAAAATTGTCTTTTTTTGTCCATTTCATGTTTATCATCAGGGGGTTACGTCACAAATTGTCAGGGGAGTCCGTTTTGATGATTCCACATCAAAACCTTAAATAAAGAAAAGGAGAGATAAAGGATGAGTGGACGCGGATTAGAAGGAGTTGTTGCAACTTCATCAGCCATTAGTTCCATTATTGACGGTGTGTTGACTTACCGTGGAATTAATATTGATGAACTTGCAGAGAATGCCACGTTTGAAGAAGTGATCCATCTTCTGTGGCATGGAGAGTTGCCAAAAAAAGATCAACTGGATCAACTAACAAGGGACCTTGCCGAACATGCAGGAATACCAGAAGAAATTATTTCATTCCTTAAAGCTGTTCCAAAAACAGGGGTTCATCCAATGACTGTTTTGAGAACGGCAGTTTCCAACTTGGCTATCTATGATCAAGATGCAGAAGATATGTCACCGGAGGCTAATTTAAGAAAGGCTATTAAATTAATGGCGAAGACCGCTTCTATTGTTGCTGCGTATGCGAGAATACGGAATGGACAGGAGCCTGTTACACCGAAGAGCGGTTACAATTTTTCACAAAATTTCGTGTATATGCTGACGGGAAAAGAGCCGGATCGTGTTGCTGTTGAAGCCATTGATAAGGCGTTAATTCTTCATGCCGACCATGAATTGAATGCTTCCACATTCTCTGCCAGAGTAACGGTTGCCACACTTTCAGACATCTATTCTGGAGTAACAGCAGCAATTGGAGCTTTAAAAGGTCCTCTTCATGGAGGTGCCAATGAACAAGTGATGGCCATGTTGGAGCAAATCGGCGATATTTCCAATGTTGAATCTTATATTCAACAGAAATTGGATAATAAAGAAAAAATCATGGGATTTGGTCATCGCGTATACAAAGATGGAGACCCGCGGGCTAAGCATCTTCGGAAAATGTCCAAAGAACTGACGGCTCTGACTGGAGAACCTAAATGGTATGAAATGTCTACAAAAATTGAGGATCTTGTTGTTCGTCAAAAGGGATTAAAACCAAATGTGGATTTTTATTCCGCTTCTGTTTATTATAGCTTGGGAATTCCGCGTGATTTGTTCACACCCATTTTTGCCGTCAGTCGGATGTCAGGATGGACTGCACATATCATGGAACAATATGCCAATAATCGCTTGATCCGTCCTCGTGCAGAATACGTTGGTCCTGTTAACGCACACTACGTTCCGATTGATGAAAGATAGGGAATTATCTCAGAACTAGACGGGTAATACCTTTATTTTTTGGATAATATAAACCGGGAATAATCATTGTTGATAATGGAAACGGGGTGTTACGGTTTGTAACTCCCGTTCCTGTTTGTACTTTTAAGGAGGGTTTGGGATGTCACTTTTTGAAAAATTAGAAATGCCGACAGCGGGGGAGAAAATTACCATAGACAATGGGAAGCTGAATGTGCCCAATCATCCGATTGTTCCATTTATCGAAGGAGATGGAACCGGACCTGATATTTGGGCTGCATCAAAGCGAGTATTAGATGCAGCTGTCGAAAAGGCATACAATGGTGAAAAGAAAATTGAGTGGTTTGAAGTATATGCCGGGGAAAAAGCGTACAATACCTTTGGTGAGTGGCTACCGTCTGATACGTTAACGGCAATTAAGGAGTATCTTGTGGCCATCAAAGGTCCTCTTACGACTCCCGTTGGAGGAGGAATTCGCTCTTTAAATGTAGCCCTTCGCCAAGAGCTGGACTTATACGTTTGTCAACGTCCGGTTCGTTATTTTAAGGGTGTTCCATCTCCTGTTAAAGCCCCGGAGCTAGTGGATATGGTTATTTTCAGAGAGAATTCTGAAGATATCTATGCCGGAATTGAATGGGAAGAAGGAACCCCTGAAGTGAAAGAAGTGATTCAATTCCTGAAAGAAAAAATGGGAGTAAAAAAGATTCGTTTTCCTGAGACCTCGGGAATTGGAATCAAGCCAGTTTCCAAAGAGGGAACAGAGCGGCTGGTTCGTGCCTCCATTGAATATGCCCTTGTTCATAATCGCAAAAGCGTCACACTTGTACATAAGGGCAATATTATGAAATACACCGAAGGAGCCTTCAAAAACTGGGGTTACGATGTGGCGGAAAAAGAATACGGAGATAAAGTATTTACTTGGGCCCAATATGACCGAATTAAAGCGGAGCAAGGATCAGACGCAGCTAATAAGGCACAGGCTGCTGCAGAGGCGGAAGGCAAAATCATTGTAAAAGATGTCATAGCCGATGCTTTTTTACAGCAGATTTTAACCCGTCCTGCGGAATATGATGTGATCGCCACTCTAAACCTGAATGGGGACTATATCTCTGATGCCTTAGCGGCCCAAGTGGGAGGGATTGGCATAGCACCTGGTGCTAATATTAACTATGTAACCGGTCATGCTGTTTTTGAGGCAACCCATGGAACAGCACCTAAATATGCTGGACTGGATAAAGTAAATCCTGGTTCAGTCATTTTGTCCGGTGTGATGATGCTGGAATACATGGGATGGAATGAAGCAGCTCAGTTGATTGTAAAGGCTTTGGAGAAGACGATTGAATCTAAAGTAGTTACCTATGATTTTGCTCGCTTAATGGATGGAGCAAAGGAAGTTAAAACTTCACAATTTGGCGATGAGTTAATTAAAAATCTATAATCAACCTAATAAACTATAGGGTGAGGGAGGAATTTCTGTGATTAAGAGAAAAAAAATCACCATCGTTGGTGCTGGAAACGTGGGGGCTACAGCGGCTCATTGGGCAGCATCTAAAGAGTTGGGAGATGTTGTTCTGGTTGATATTGTTGAAGGGGTTCCTCAGGGGAAAGCCCTGGATTTAATGGAAGCAGCCCCGGTAGAAGGATTTGATTCCATTGTTATTGGAACAAACAATTACGAGGATACCAAAGACTCTGATGTTGTTGTCATCACAGCAGGAATTGCCCGCAAGCCTGGAATGAGTCGTGATGATTTGGTGAATACCAATGCCAAAATTGTAGGTTCAGTGGCTGAGCAAGTGGCGAAATATTCACCTAATGCGTACATTATTGTGGTTTCCAATCCTTTGGACGTCATGTGTGAAGTGGCCCGGCGTGCTTCAGGATTCCCTAAACATCGGGTGTTTGGACAGTCCGGTGTATTGGATTCCGCAAGATTCCGTACTTTTCTTGCCAGAGAACTAAATATCTCCTTTGAAGATGTTAGTGCATTTGTTTTAGGAGGTCATGGAGATGACATGGTTCCGCTGGTAAGATACTCTTATGCAGGGGGAATTCCTGTTGAAAAGCTGATTCCTAAGGAGCGCCTGGATGAAATTGTTCAGCGTACCCGTCAGGGAGGTGCAGAAATTGTGAACCTCTTAAAAACTGGAAGTGCCTACTATGCTCCATCTGCCTCTACCATTCAAATGGTGGAAGCCGTAGTGAAGGATAAAAAACGTATTTTGCCTACCGCCTGCTATTTGGAAGGAGAATACGGGGAAGAGGGAATTTATCTGGGTGTTCCTGCCATCATTGGTGGAAATGGTGTTGAAAAAGTTATTGAAGTAGATTTGACAGATGAAGAGAAAGCGGCCCTGAAAAAATCAGCCGATTCCGTTCGTAATGTAATGAAGGTTCTTTTTTAGGGAGATAATAAAGAAAAGTGGATGACCCGGGGAAGACCCCGGGCATTTCCATAAGGAAAGGGGATCTGAAACGTGTTGATCCTAGGGAAAAAGAGGGTAGAAGGAAGGCAGCTGGAAGATTTGAAAGTTGGAGAGGTTCGTAAAGTAAAACGGGAAATAAAGGATAAAGATATCCTTTTATATCTGGGTATTACTGATGATGCGAATCCAGTTTATATTCAACATAACTATACCGAGCGAACCAGCTATAAAAAGCCTATTGTACCCCACATTTTATTGGTGGGAATGATTACTTCTTATATATCGATGGAATTACCTGGTCCCGGTAGTGTGATTTGTGAACAGCGTTTGTCCTTTCCAAATGTTTTGTATCATTATTCAGAAGTGGAAATGACAATTGAAATTAAAGGGGTAGATACAGAGAATCGCTTAGTCACACTGGCTGTTTCCTGTGTGGATCAGGATGAACGGCCGGTGGTAACGGGAGAAGTCGTGCTCTGCCCTCCTGAACCCCTTAAACCGATATTGGAAAACGCTTTTGAAAATTTTTAAGAACATATATTTTGTATTGAATTCTCATTCATTTGCGATATAATAGAGCAGGAAGGAATAAACTGTATTATATCAATCAATCAGAAATTGACTATTCTATTTCATTGGGAATGTCTCTTAGAATATGTACATGTGCATGTATAGGGGAACTGCGAAGTAAGTTTAACTTCTGGAGAATAGTTTATAAATAATAGAAATCGGTTGCAATGATAGATTGATTTTTCTGAATCATTATACGAATCAAAAGTTATTTAAATAAATAGGTTACAAAATGTTTATCTGAAAGCTAACTGTTACTAGGATTTTCATTTTTAGTTCCACCTCCTGTAGAAACTAGGTGTGGGGGGTTGGAAGATAACACTTCAGGGTATTTTATTAAAGTTTTCGGCTTCAGCCGTTAACTTATAAATCCACTATTTTCATCTTTAAGAAGGGGGTCAAACTTTAATGAAGAAATCCAAATGGCTTTTGGTCATGCTTGCTATCGTGATGATTGCAAGTATCGCTCTGGTTGGCTGCGGAAAATCTGAAGAAGCCAATCCGCCGGCTGACAATAGCGGGCAGCAAAATGCTGGAACACAAACAGAACAGCCCAAACAGGAAGAGCCACAGGAATTAGTTCTTAATGCTTCAACTGAACCGCCAAGTTTAAATCCAAACACGGCGACTGACTCCACATCCGGAGAAATCCTCCGCCAGGTGATGGAAGGATTAGTTCGTCTGGATAAGGACAGCAAGGTAGTGAAGGGCTCTGGTATGGCAGAAGATTGGACGATTAGTGAGGATGGACTCACCATTACCTTTAAGATTAAGGATAATGTTTTTTGGTCCAATGGAGACCCGGTAACAGCTGAAGATTTTGAGTATGCTTGGAAGCAGGTATTAAATCCTGAAACGGCTGCTGACTATGCCTATCAACTTTTTTATCTGAAGAACGGGGAAAAATATAATGCTGGTGAAGTCTCTGCCGATGAAGTGGGCGTAAAAGCCTTAGATGAAAAAACCTTAGAAGTAACATTAGAAGCACCTGTTCCATATTTTATCAGTTTAACGGCATTCTACTCCTTGTATCCCGTTCCTAGCAAAGTGGCCAAGGAAAATCCTGACTGGGCTGCAGATGCTGAAACCTATGTGAGCAACGGGCCATTCAAGCTGACCAAGTGGGAACATGACAGTGAGGTCGTTGTTGAAAAGAATGATAAATATTGGAATGCCGACAACATCAAGTTGAATAAAATTACTTGGATGATGGTAAATGATCCAAATACCGAGTACCAATTATTTAAATCCGGTGATCTGGATGTCGCGGAGAATCCTCCATCTGATCTATTAAAGCAGCTTCTTGATTCCGGAGAAGCTAAGGCTCCAAACATCCTTGGCACCTATATGTACATGTTTAACGTAGAGAAAGAACCATTTAACAATGCCAATATCCGCAAAGCCTTTACTTTGGCCATTGACCGCAAGTTGCTGATCGATAATGTGACTCAGGGTGGACAGGTACCTGCCCTTGGTTTTGTACCGCCAGGCTCCAGCCCAGATTTAGGATTTGATTTCCGTGAGAAGGCTGGAAATTACTACAATGATGCTGATGTAGAAAAGGCAAAAGAGTACCTCAAGAAGGGTATGGAAGAGTTGGGTATTACTCAGCTTCCGGAAATCACGTTAATGTTTAATACCAGTGAAGGTCACCAAAAGATTGCCCAAGCCATTCAAGAAATGTGGAAAAAGAACCTTGGGGTTGAAGTAAAGTTACAAAACCAAGAATGGAAAGTATACCTGGAAACCCTTAAATCCGGGGACTTCCAAATCGGCCGTTTGGGTTGGTTAGCTGACTACTTTGATCCAATGACGTTCCTTGATATGTGGATTACTGATGGTGGTAACAACGACACCAATTGGAGCAATAAAGAGTATGATGATTTGATTGCCAAGGCGAAGAGCACCGATGATCAGTCTGTACGAGGAGAAGCTATGCTTAAGGCTGAAAAAATCTTGATGGATGAAATGCCAATAGCTCCCATCTATTTCTACACGGATGCTTATATGATGCAGCCATGGGTAAAAGGAGCCATTCGTCATCCTGATGGATCCAACGATTATACACAGGCTTATATCGAAGGCCGTAAATAATTGATTAAAATTAACAATAATTTTATGTAGATATGACATCCGAAAAGAGGTATACTCGTAAAGGGTATACCTCTTCTTTCGGAAGTTTTAGGGTGCTATTGGATGTTGGAGGTGAAAGGTTTGATACAGTTTTTGTTGAGGCGTCTCGGGATGCTGATTGTTACTCTGTGGGTGATTGTGACTCTCACCTTTATTTTAATGCATGCGATCCCCGGTGATCCTTTTTTACAAGAAAAGAAATTGCCAGCTCAAACCATTGAAAATTTAAAGAAATTTTACGGATTAGACAAGCCCTTGCCGGTTCAATATGTAAATTATCTGGGAAATTTGATGAAGCTGGATTTGGGTCCCTCATTTAAATCAAAGACGAGAACAGTAAATGACATTATCAAACAGAACTTCCCCGTGTCAGCCCAACTGGGAGCTCAATCTATCCTTTTTGCTCTCATAACAGGGCTAAGTTTGGGAGTTATCGCAGCTCTGAGACATAATGGAACCTTGGATTATACGGCGATGGTGATTGCGGTAATCGGAGTGTCTGTTCCCAATATTATTTTGGCGCCTTTGTTTATTAAGATATTTGCTGTAGAACTGGGATGGTTCCCCGTGGCTCGATGGGGTACATTCGCCCATACCGTATTGCCTTCCTTGGCCCTTGGATTTCAATCCATGGCGGTTATTGCCCGTTTAATGCGTTCTAACATGCTTGAGGTGCTCAATCAGGACTATATTAAAACGGCGAAATCAAAAGGATTATCTTCTGCGGTGATTGTTTGGAGGCATACAATTCGTAATGCCATCATGCCTGTTATTACGATTTTGGGACCGCTTACAGCTGCCTTATTAACAGGTACCTTCGTTGTTGAATATGTTTTTGGTATTCCAGGTATGGGCAAGTATTTCGTAACCAGTATTACAGATAGGGATTATCCTGTCATTTTAGGAACTACTATTTTTTATAGTGCCATTCTTATTCTAGCGAACTTTTTGGTAGATTTCGCCTACGGGTTAATTGATCCGCGGATAAAGCTTGGGAAGGGGAGATAGTTGATGGAACAAATTACAAAAGATATGTTTCGCCCAATGAAAGTTGAATCTTCCCAGGCAGAGCAAATCGTAAGGCCTAGTTTAAGTTTTTGGCAGGACGCCTGGAGAAGACTAAGAAAAAATAAATTGGCCATGTTTGGGCTATATATCATCATCTTTTTAGCCATTATGTCGATTATAGGTCCGTACATGCTTCCCTATAGCTACTCTGACCAGAGTTTGACAGAAGCGAACCAGCCCTTGTCGAAGGCCCATTGGTTTGGTACCGATGATTTAGGAAGAGATATGTTCGTACGGACATGGTATGGAGCTAGAATTTCTTTATTCATTGGTCTTACTGCTGCCATTATTGATTTGGTCATAGGTGTCATTTATGGGGGTATCTCAGGATACAAGGGCGGCAGGACAGATAGTGTGATGATGAGAATTGTTGATGTATTATATGGACTTCCTTACCTGATTGTTGTGATCCTGCTGATGGTGGTGATGGGACCGGGATTATTAACCATTATCGTCGCCCTCGCTTCAACCGGTTGGATTGGAATGGCTCGTTTGGTCAGAGGGCAAATTCTCCAGATTAAACAGCAGGAGTTCGTATTGGCAGCAAGAACATTGGGAGCAAGCACTTCGCGGCTGTTATTTAAGCATTTGATTCCCAATTCAATGGGACCGATTATTGTAAACATGACTTTAACTGTTCCATTGGCTATATTCGCGGAAGCCTTCTTAAGCTTTATCGGACTGGGAGTTCAGGTACCGATGGCCAGCTGGGGTACGATGGCAAGCGATGGAGTTGTTACCATTATCTCAGGACAATGGTGGAGATTGT encodes:
- the accA gene encoding acetyl-CoA carboxylase carboxyl transferase subunit alpha, which codes for MANELSFERPLIELRDKIAELRRFTAEKGIDFTDEINRLEEKLRKLENDIYSNLTPWQKTQIARHAARPTTLDYIGLLIKDFIELHGDRCFGDDPAIVGGIGKFEGIPVTVLGHQKGKDTKDNIARNFGMPHPEGYRKALRLMQQADKFNRPIICFIDTPGAYPGMAAEERGQSEAIARNLKEMSSFGVPIICVVTGEGGSGGALALGVGNHIYMLENSIYSVISPEGAAALLWKDASLAQRAAETMKITAQDLYELKIIDGIIPEPMGGAHKNVKETASHIHEFVSKALKVLRPLSREQLIEQRYEKFKQIGQYMTLEEVFSS
- the pyk gene encoding pyruvate kinase codes for the protein MIRKTKIICTIGPASEEIETLKRLIESGMNVARLNFSHGDYEEHGRRIENIREAARQLGANVAILLDTKGPEIRIGKLLEEPIQLHAGDQITLTTEELLGTKEKISITYSGLPGDVHKDSTILLDDGLIELKVISVTNKEILCRVVNGGELKSRKGVNVPGAQIKLPGITKKDADDIKFGISRGIDFIAASFVRKASDILEIREILENEQADFIKIIAKIENREGVNHVDEILEVADGIMVARGDLGVEIPAEEVPLVQKQLIKKCNNKGKVVITATQMLDSMQRNPRPTRAEASDVANAIFDGSDAIMLSGETAAGKYPVEAVDTMVKIALKTEEALTYREILTNQSLAQQKNITDAISQAVANAALDLEASAIITSTESGHTARMISKYRPKAPIIAITPNPKVMRHLALVWGVVPLQGIPAETTDEMLDIAINTSIDSGLIKRGDLVIITAGVPVREPGTTNLMKVHIVGDIAAKGQGIGHKVVTGKVVVGLNSEDILQRFKKGDILVTLGTDKDMMPAIEKASAIITEEGGLTSHAAIVGLNMGIPVVVGVEGATKTFHDGMEVTVDSERGHIYRGHAKVL
- a CDS encoding acyl-CoA thioesterase, with product MGKIFETKLRVRYQETDKMGVVYHSNYLIWFEVGRTELIRSVGLPYSLLEEKNLLLPAIEANCRYLSPARYDDELRIKTQIEEMTGVRIQFKYEIWRMIDQTLLVEGFTKHAWVNERMKPISLKSKFPEIYQLILSEAL
- a CDS encoding FxsA family protein, with product MLRILLLVLIVIPIMEIWGLVTVGGWIGPFWTILLVILTGVLGAYLAKKEGTQALKRAKEQLAYGLPPGEAILDGICIFAGGLVLLTPGFFTDAMGFLLLWPRTRKYAKNWMKEWIRKWLDKGSFTIHYRP
- the ytvI gene encoding sporulation integral membrane protein YtvI; this translates as MNLLEEWEALMPIERFYFVTFILILLILIVKFTLPLFYPFLIAFIIAYLIDPFVHFFQQKTKMPRWFSVFFILMFFISIMITGISILIAKIVIEIKNLSKVIPSYLSQLAEFSQQLISEDIMLHVTYQMKSIIYQLNPGFQGNFEKYLTDGMSELVNGLGNLVEHALGSIASLLTAIPNAATFIVISVLASFFISKDLTKIKKGTKKLLPMKARMSVGAVVQDLQYALFGFLKAQLTLISITAVIMMIGLLILGVKYAVTIGLLTGLVDLLPYLGTGAIFIPWIAYSFFTGNYALVIGLSALYGVIVMIRQMIEPKILSSNVGLDPLITLISLFAGMKLFGFIGLIIGPALVVTITALHRAHVFHDLWHYIKYGTYGR
- the citZ gene encoding citrate synthase — translated: MSGRGLEGVVATSSAISSIIDGVLTYRGINIDELAENATFEEVIHLLWHGELPKKDQLDQLTRDLAEHAGIPEEIISFLKAVPKTGVHPMTVLRTAVSNLAIYDQDAEDMSPEANLRKAIKLMAKTASIVAAYARIRNGQEPVTPKSGYNFSQNFVYMLTGKEPDRVAVEAIDKALILHADHELNASTFSARVTVATLSDIYSGVTAAIGALKGPLHGGANEQVMAMLEQIGDISNVESYIQQKLDNKEKIMGFGHRVYKDGDPRAKHLRKMSKELTALTGEPKWYEMSTKIEDLVVRQKGLKPNVDFYSASVYYSLGIPRDLFTPIFAVSRMSGWTAHIMEQYANNRLIRPRAEYVGPVNAHYVPIDER
- the icd gene encoding NADP-dependent isocitrate dehydrogenase — translated: MSLFEKLEMPTAGEKITIDNGKLNVPNHPIVPFIEGDGTGPDIWAASKRVLDAAVEKAYNGEKKIEWFEVYAGEKAYNTFGEWLPSDTLTAIKEYLVAIKGPLTTPVGGGIRSLNVALRQELDLYVCQRPVRYFKGVPSPVKAPELVDMVIFRENSEDIYAGIEWEEGTPEVKEVIQFLKEKMGVKKIRFPETSGIGIKPVSKEGTERLVRASIEYALVHNRKSVTLVHKGNIMKYTEGAFKNWGYDVAEKEYGDKVFTWAQYDRIKAEQGSDAANKAQAAAEAEGKIIVKDVIADAFLQQILTRPAEYDVIATLNLNGDYISDALAAQVGGIGIAPGANINYVTGHAVFEATHGTAPKYAGLDKVNPGSVILSGVMMLEYMGWNEAAQLIVKALEKTIESKVVTYDFARLMDGAKEVKTSQFGDELIKNL